The genomic window GAGGCCTCATATATAAGAGAAGTATGTGGAGAAGATTTTAAAATAATAAGTCCTGGTATTAGGCTTGCGTCTAGTGATAAGCAGGATCAAAAGAGGGTTTATACACCTTTAGATGCTAAAAAAGTAGGTGTAAACTATATAGTTGTTGGCAGGTTAATCACTACTAGCAATAACAAAAATAAAGTAATAAATAGAATATTTGAGGAATTAAATGACTGATCAAGAGATAATAGAAATATACAAATCTCATTCAGC from Deferribacterota bacterium includes these protein-coding regions:
- a CDS encoding orotidine 5'-phosphate decarboxylase / HUMPS family protein: EASYIREVCGEDFKIISPGIRLASSDKQDQKRVYTPLDAKKVGVNYIVVGRLITTSNNKNKVINRIFEELND